CCCCCGAACGCTCCTTCTTCATCATCGCGGGGTCTGGGCGTTTATAAATCCATTACAAATCCAAGGAGAATTGAATGGCACGAAATTCCCTTAGAGCCTTTACGCTCGTGGAATTGCTTGTTGTGATCGCGATAATCGGCTTGCTAATTGCATTGCTGTTGCCGGCAATTCAACAAGCTCGCGAAGCCGCCCGCCGCGCGCAGTGTATCAATAACCTTAAACAGACAGGCTTGGCAATTCAAAATTACCACGATTCCCAGAAACGGCTCCCTAATTCCCGCAGGATCTGCGATTACATCACTTGGGCGGCCGAAATCTGGCCCTATTTGGAGGAAGGGACCGTGCGGGCCTTATGGAAAAAGGATGCTGATTATTACGGCCAGGCCCCCGCTGTCAGACAATACCAAGTGACGACCTACCTTTGTCCCTCCCGTCGCTCCAGCCCGCAAATCAGCTTGGACGGCGATTCCAACACCGACGCGGGGCCTCATACACCCGGTGCCTTGGGCGATTATGCGGCTAATTTGGGGGATACGCGCACATTGATGGATCGCCCGGAAGACCCCACCAATCGAAGTACATATCCCAACGGCCCCTTTATATACTCTGGAGCCAGTGAATCGGATAATGATTGTCAAAATTGCAAAAACTTTGAAGAGCTTCGCCCCAAATTTGTCGTGCGATACAAGAACATCACTGACGGGCTTTCCAAGACTCTGTTTATCGGCGAAAAGCACGTGCCAGAGACAGCCTATGGTTTGGGGAGAGCCGGCGACAATTCAATTTACAATCCCGATTACCGCACTAGCCACGGCCGCTTCGGCGGACCAGGCTATGGTTTGGCTGAAGCCAACGAAGGATCAAATGCTCCCAATATCACAAAATTTCGTTTTGGCAGCGCACATCCGTCAATTTGTCATTTTTCTTGGGGGGATGCCAGTGTCCGATCGCTGAGAACAGACATCGATACCCTCACGTTGGCCTACTTATCCAATCGCGCTGATGGCAAGACGTTTACATTACCCCAGTGACATTGATCAGATCCTATCTCAGCATACAGGTGAATTTTAAGGTGAAGTACAAACTCCCTTTGATTAAACGGGTCGCCTACGCGCTCTGGCTGGTACTCATCATTGGTTGCGGGTCAAGTGTGCCGGTCTATGAGGTCACCGGTGAAGTTGTCTTTCCCGATGGCAAGCCGTTGACTACGGGTATGGTTGAGTTTCGATCCATTGATTTGCCCCTCACCTTCTTGGCCTCTGGCCCGATCGGGAAAGATGGCAAATTTCGCTTGGAGGGAGGCAAGCACGGGGCGGGGGCCACTCCCGCGAAATACAAGGTTATCGTGGTGGTTGATAAAGTTGCCCATGTTGATCGGCAAACGGGAAAACGCAAATCGCAATTCCCAATAGCTGCCGAATTCCGCGATTATCAATCCACACCCCTGGAATTCCGGGTCACGGACAATCCCGCGAATAATCACTTTCGCATTCAAGTACGCTCGCCGAAATAAACCGTATGACACGGCTTTCGGCATTTACAGAATTAAATTTTTGCTACCCGTCACACGCATTGATTGGAGTTTTTGCTATGCCCCGTCCAGAAGTTCGTTTCAAGAAAGT
The sequence above is drawn from the Pirellulales bacterium genome and encodes:
- a CDS encoding DUF1559 domain-containing protein; translation: MARNSLRAFTLVELLVVIAIIGLLIALLLPAIQQAREAARRAQCINNLKQTGLAIQNYHDSQKRLPNSRRICDYITWAAEIWPYLEEGTVRALWKKDADYYGQAPAVRQYQVTTYLCPSRRSSPQISLDGDSNTDAGPHTPGALGDYAANLGDTRTLMDRPEDPTNRSTYPNGPFIYSGASESDNDCQNCKNFEELRPKFVVRYKNITDGLSKTLFIGEKHVPETAYGLGRAGDNSIYNPDYRTSHGRFGGPGYGLAEANEGSNAPNITKFRFGSAHPSICHFSWGDASVRSLRTDIDTLTLAYLSNRADGKTFTLPQ